One Setaria italica strain Yugu1 chromosome I, Setaria_italica_v2.0, whole genome shotgun sequence DNA window includes the following coding sequences:
- the LOC101779635 gene encoding adenosine kinase 2, producing MAVSEGVLLGMGNPLLDISAVVDDAFLSKYDIKLNNAILAEEKHLPMYDELASKSNVEYIAGGATQNSIRVAQWMLQTPGATSYMGCIGKDKFGEEMKKNAQAAGVTAHYYEDETAPTGTCAVCVVGGERSLIANLSAANCYKSEHLKRPENWALVEKAKYIYIAGFFLTVSPDSIQLVAEHAAANNKVFLMNLSAPFICEFFRDAQEKVLPYVDYIFGNETEAKIFAKVRGWETENIEEIALKISQLPLASGKQKRIAVITQGADPVVVAEDGKVKTFPVILLPKEKLVDTNGAGDAFVGGFLSQLVQGKSIEDSVKAGCYAANVIIQRPGCTYPEKPDFN from the exons ATGGCGGTGAGCGAGGGCGTGCTCCTGGGGATGGGCAACCCCCTCCTCGACATCTccgccgtcgtcgacgacgcCTTCCTCTCAAA GTATGATATCAAGCTGAACAATGCCATTCTGGCCGAGGAGAAGCACTTGCCTAT GTATGATGAGTTGGCCAGCAAGAGCAATGTTGAATACATTGCTGGAG GAGCCACCCAGAACTCTATCAGGGTTGCCCAA TGGATGCTTCAAACTCCTGGTGCAACGAGTTACATGGGATGCATCGGAAAGGACAAGTTTGGTGAGGAGATGAAGAAGAATGCTCAAGCTGCAGGAGTTACT GCTCACTACTACGAGGATGAGACAGCTCCTACCGGCACATGTGCTGTATGTGTTGTTGGCGGTGAAAG GTCACTGATTGCAAATCTGTCGGCGGCAAACTGTTACAAATCTGAGCATCTAAAGAGACCAGAGAACTGGGCACTAG TTGAGAAGGCAAAATACATCTACATTGCTGGTTTTTTCCTTACGGTGTCACCCGATTCGATTCAGCTAGTTGCTGAGCATGCTGCAGCAAATAACAAG GTGTTCCTGATGAACCTTTCTGCTCCCTTCATCTGTGAGTTTTTCCGTGATGCCCAAGAGAAGGTTCTCCC GTATGTTGACTACATCTTCGGAAATGAAACTGAGGCAAAGATCTTTGCCAAAGTCCGTGGATGGGAG ACTGAGAATATTGAGGAGATTGCTTTGAAGATCTCCCAACTTCCTTTGGCTTCTGGCAAGCAAAAGAGGATTGCCGTCATCACTCAGGGTGCTGATCCAGTGGTTGTTGCTGAGGATGGAAAG GTGAAAACATTCCCTGTGATCCTATTGCCCAAGGAGAAGCTTGTTGACACCAACGGTGCAG GTGACGCGTTCGTTGGAGGTTTCCTCTCTCAGTTGGTTCAGGGCAAGAGCATCGAAGACTCCGTGAAGGCTGGTTGCTACGCCGCCAACGTGATCATCCAGCGCCCTGGCTGCACGTACCCTGAGAAGCCTGACTTCAACTAG
- the LOC101778832 gene encoding pentatricopeptide repeat-containing protein At4g18840 → MGSGILNARPSSWLAAVAAAAAKPASFPSAHVVLLTSGHLSSRASVNSLLRAAPFPSACALLLRLLHLHRLLPDHISLSFSLHSCTRVPSHQLTSLVHSLAVRLGHCRDVYVVNAAVSSYFTASDVASADRLFAEISRSKDVTDVVTWTTMVTGHANAGNLRRARWFFEAMPERNVVSWNAMLGAYARAGRLSEARKLFDAMPDRNAATWSSMINGLVHSGHCEEALRVFGDIVGSCVVPNEAALVSAVSACTQLRSAEHGAWVHAYAERKLHGAMSITLATAIVDMYGKCGSIHNAVRVFAAMPVRNIYSWNSMIAGLAMNGGERQALSLLWKMQMAGIRPNDITFIGLLSACSHSGLVSEGRRVFDSMVEDFKIQPVPEHYGIMVDLLGRSGRVREAVYFVKSMPVEPHPGLWGALASACKMHGEVELGEEVAKKLIELEPRHGSRYILLSNLYGSANRWDDMATVRELLKRRKVPKGTGNTVVGNDIQQTE, encoded by the coding sequence ATGGGGAGCGGCATCCTTAACGCCCGGCCCTCCTCCTGGCTCGCCGCcgtggctgccgccgccgccaagccggCCAGCTTCCCCAGCGCACACGTCGTCCTCCTGACCTCTGGCCACCTCTCCTCCCGTGCCTCCGTCAACTCCCTCCTTCGCGCTGCCCCCTTCCCCTCAGCCTGCGCGCTTCTCCTCCGCCTCTTgcacctccaccgcctcctgcCCGACCAtatctccctctccttctcgcTACACTCCTGCACCCGCGTCCCAAGCCATCAGCTCACCAGCCTCGTCCACTCGCTCGCCGTCAGGCTTGGCCACTGCCGCGACGTCTACGTCGTTAATGCCGCCGTCTCCTCCTACTTCACCGCTTCCGACGTCGCCTCCGCCGATCGGCTGTTCGCGGAGATCTCCAGATCCAAGGATGTCACTGACGTTGTCACCTGGACCACCATGGTCACGGGGCATGCCAACGCCGGCAATCTGAGGCGGGCTAGGTGGTTCTTCGAGGCGATGCCCGAGAGGAACGTGGTTTCTTGGAACGCGATGCTGGGAGCGTACGCTCGCGCCGGGAGGCTGTCCGAGGCGCGGAAGCTGTTTGATGCAATGCCCGACAGGAACGCTGCCACTTGGAGCTCCATGATCAATGGGCTCGTGCACTCTGGGCACTGCGAGGAGGCGCTGAGGGTGTTCGGTGATATTGTCGGTAGCTGTGTGGTGCCGAACGAAGCTGCGCTGGTGAGCGCCGTCTCAGCGTGCACGCAGCTGCGGTCGGCGGAGCATGGCGCGTGGGTGCACGCCTATGCCGAGCGGAAGCTGCACGGGGCCATGAGCATCACCCTTGCCACCGCGATCGTTGACATGTATGGAAAATGTGGGAGTATCCACAATGCTGTCAGGGTGTTCGCTGCAATGCCCGTTAGAAACATATACTCCTGGAACTCAATGATCGCTGGTCTTGCAATGAATGGTGGCGAGAGGCAGGCCTTGTCGCTCTTATGGAAGATGCAAATGGCCGGTATTCGACCAAATGACATAACTTTTATTGGGTTGCTGAGTGCTTGCAGCCACTCAGGCCTCGTCAGTGAGGGCCGTAGGGTATTCGACAGTATGGTTGAGGACTTCAAAATACAACCAGTCCCGGAGCATTACGGTATTATGGTCGATTTGCTTGGCCGGTCTGGTCGTGTTAGGGAGGCAGTATATTTCGTCAAGAGTATGCCTGTGGAACCTCACCCTGGCTTATGGGGTGCGCTAGCTAGTGCCTGCAAGATGCATGGAGAGGTAGAGCTTGGTGAGGAAGTTGCCAAAAAGCTTATTGAACTGGAGCCTCGGCATGGCAGCCGGTACATTCTCCTGTCAAACTTATATGGCTCTGCAAATAGATGGGATGACATGGCCACCGTGCGCGAGCTCCTCAAACGCCGAAAGGTCCCCAAGGGCACTGGCAACACTGTGGTTGGAAATGACATACAGCAAACGGAGTGA
- the LOC101779241 gene encoding phosphoenolpyruvate carboxylase kinase 2, with protein MSAELKRDYEIGEELGRGRFGVVHRCTSRATGEAFAVKSVDRSQLADDLDRELAQVEPKLAQLAGAGNPGVVQVHAVYEDEAWTHTVMDLCTGPDLLGWMGLRRGAPVPEPVAAAIVAQLAQALALCHRRGVAHRDVKPDNILIDAAEEDDEEDGAEGEGEGEAAPRARLADFGSAAWVGVGGLGRAEGLVGTPHYVAPEVVSGGEYGAKADVWSAGVVMYTLLSGGALPFGGESGAEVLAAVMRGSVRFPPRLFGGVSPAAKDLMRRMICRDEWRRFTAEQVLAHPWIVSGGGARAVGQPT; from the exons ATGAGTGCAGAGCTGAAGAGGGACTACGagatcggcgaggagctcggtCGCGGCCGCTTCGGTGTGGTCCACCGCTGCACGTCCCGCGCCACCGGCGAGGCCTTCGCCGTCAAGTCCGTGGACCGTTCGCAGCTGGCCGACGACCTCGACCGCGAGCTCGCGCAGGTGGAGCCCAAGCTGGcccagctcgccggcgcgggcAACCCCGGCGTGGTGCAGGTGCACGCGGTGTACGAGGACGAGGCGTGGACGCACACGGTGATGGACCTGTGCACGGGCCCGGACCTGCTCGGCTGGAtgggcctccgccgcggcgcgcccGTGCCGGAGCCCGTGGCGGCCGCCATCGTCGCGCAGCTCGCCCAGGCGCTGGCGCTCTGCCACCGCCGCGGGGTGGCGCACCGCGACGTCAAGCCCGACAACATCCTCATCGacgccgccgaggaggacgacgaggaggacggcgccgagggcgagggcgagggcgaggcggcgccgcGCGCACGCCTGGCGGACTTCGGGTCCGCGGCGTGGGTGGGCGTGGGGGGCCTTGGCCGCGCGGAGGGGCTGGTGGGGACGCCCCACTACGTGGCGCCCGAGGTTGTGTCCGGCGGCGAGTACGGCGCCAAGGCCGACGTGTGGAGCGCCGGGGTGGTGATGTACACGCTGCTCtccggcggcgcgctcccctTCGGCGGCGAGAGCGGCGCGGAGGTGCTGGCGGCCGTGATGCGGGGCAGCGTGCGGTTCCCGCCCAGGCTGTTCGGCGGCGTGTCCCCGGCCGCCAAGGACCTGATGAGGCGCATGATCTGCCGTGACGAGTGGAGGAGGTTCACCGCTGAGCAAGTCCTCG CTCACCCGTGGATcgtgagcggcggcggagcccgTGCTGTGGGGCAGCCAACCTGA